In a single window of the Rhopalosiphum padi isolate XX-2018 chromosome 1, ASM2088224v1, whole genome shotgun sequence genome:
- the LOC132922448 gene encoding large ribosomal subunit protein eL14 — MPFKRFVETGRVVYVVDGPYKGKIVSIVDCIDQKTVLVDGPETGVPRSKMRISQIHLTKFKINFPYNGSTRTVRQAWKKADLNKLWVQSRWAEKAANREKRASLGDFERFKLKRARKIRNKIRTNVYQALFNKTYCPKKKTAVKVAKA; from the exons Atg cctTTCAAGAGGTTTGTTGAAACTGGCCGAGTGGTCTACGTTGTTGATGGTCCTTACAAAGGCAAAATAGTTTCCATAGTCGATTGTATTGATCAAAAAACT GTTTTGGTAGATGGACCAGAAACTGGAGTACCCAGGTCAAAGATGCGCATCAGCCAAATCCACTTGACGAAGTTTAAGATTAATTTCCCTTACAATGGATCAACCAGGACTGTGCGTCAAGCTTGGAAAAAAGCTGATTTAAACAAATTGTGGGTTCAAAGCAGATGGGCAGAAAAAGCCGCCAACAGGGAAAag CGTGCATCCTTGGGTGATTTTGAAAGATTCAAGCTTAAGAGAGCAAGAAAAATCAGAAACAAGATCAGGACTAATGTCTATCAAGCACTTTTTAACAAAACTTATTGCCCAAAAAAAAAGACCGCAGTTAAAGTTGCTAAggcataa
- the LOC132922421 gene encoding uncharacterized protein LOC132922421 translates to MDCGKQNDTLLSIPTLINVKTQDCYDVLMKKTHLIGRAGFGADLEISDDTSISRCHAHLILVKKAFGSKMKLFLTLEDKKSKYGTYINNFDERIISECPRILKFGDKIRFGIMDSIWTVVKYPLIVCPSTLKMADKEILKNLMEKIGGQVSRDWSGKCSHLCMNTITVTEKVLLCLVSAKSIVLLKYFIDLYKALLPDSLSELPFCVDYKPKLVESLLNPNSLSLDVNNKRKNIFSGKTFICSTVNQLNRISKLVKLAGGEIINYLDGILSDDDILSCTKYILMQQDSQSMEIDNTYQRILEKLKMTNKRSIPENDIGFAIIFSSTVKHCNANYNISLVNLDSQSNVIKSQESIILAPETEVLTVNDSQMFSVNTIPDSLANTQGAFKRPLEVVNDSEEIILPTKRPLSAFNEEKINSMKTIRVEEDLQLFQRVIEPTPSCSNHNVQHPASKTSNLTPTVDDKVYTNDNLCLTTEPSSIYSSNTKELSTWLQGTVTENSIDNTNNLLPKATENRIVPTKRKISNDFPMFNDEYEDPFNYMDIDEIEEHPKKKLKKRDIDSIFLPFVDTSSKNKNEPSKTVETDINVAIDPNFIMNLLSEAKGTGQFIDASILPDKSSTNTHEDSEYDFLLNSVIVETVSMVVSRPTQITKYNQENNTHLKNFKKFKKKGPTMRIPYIVPMEYSQID, encoded by the exons atggACTGTGGTAAACAGAACGATACTCTGTTGTCCATACCGAcgttaattaatgtaaaaa CGCAGGATTGCTATGACGTGTTGATGAAAAAGACTCACCTGATCGGTCGCGCTGGTTTTGGTGCTGATCTAGAAATATCGGACGATACATCCATTAGCCGTTGTCATGCACATCTCATTCTTGTCAAAAAA GCATTTGGTAGTAAAATGAAACTGTTTTTGACTCTTGAGGACAAGAAATCTAAGTATggaacatatattaataattttgatgaacGAATTATAAGTGAATGCCCTAGAATTTTAAAGTTTGGCGATAAAATTCGTTTTGGCATAATGGATAGCATTTGGAC tgttgTTAAATATCCTTTAATTGTTTGTCCATCAACATTGAAAATGGCTGATAAAGAAATACTGAAAAATCTAATGGAAAAAATTGGAGGACAAGTATCACGTGATTGGTCCGGAAAGTGTTCACACCTCTGTATGAATACTATTACTGTTACAGAAAAG GTGTTATTATGTTTAGTATCTGCAAAATCAATAGTACTCCTgaagtattttattgatttatataaagcATTATTACCTGATTCATTGTCTGAATTACCATTCTGTGTGGATTACAAGCCTAAATTGGTCGAAAGTCTTTTAAACCCAAATTCATTGTCATTAGATGTAAATAAcaaacgtaaaaatatattttctggaAAAACATTTATATGTTCAACAGTTAATCAATTAAATCGTATttcaaaattagtaaaattagcAG gtggggaaataataaattatttagatggAATTTTATCTGACGATGATATCTTAagctgtacaaaatatattctaatgcAACAAGATTCACAAAGTATGGAAATTGATAATACATACCAACGGATTTTGG aaaaacttaAGATGACGAACAAAAGATCAATACCAGAAAATGATATTGGATTTGccattattttttcaagtactgtaaaacattgTAATGCCAATTACAATATTTCTTTAGTTAATCTTGATTCTCAATCCAATGTAATTAAATCACAAGAGTCTATTATTTTAGCTCCTGAAACTGAG GTTTTAACTGTTAATGATAGTCAAATGTTTTCAGTTAATACTATACCAGATTCTCTTGCAAACACACAGGGTGCctttaaaag ACCATTAGAAGTGGTAAATGATTCTGAAGAAATTATATTACCAACAAAACGTCCCTTATCGGCATTCAATGAAGAAAAAATCAACAGTATGAAAACAATAAGAGTTGAAGAAGATTTACAACTGTTTCAACGAGTGATTGAACCAACTCCATCATGTAGTAACCATAATGTGCAACATCCTGCATCTAAAACTTCTAACCTAACTCCTACAGTTGATGATAAGGTATATACAAATGATAATTTGTGTTTAACTACAGAACCAAGCTCAATCTACTCTTCCAACACCAAAGAATTGTCAACTTGGCTTCAAGGCACTGTAACTGAAAATAGTATAgacaatactaataatttacttCCAAAGGCTACTGAAAACCGGATTGTTCCTACCAAAAGAAAGATATCAAATGATTTCCCAATGTTTAATGACGAATATGAAGACCCATTCAATTATATGGATATCGATGAAATTGAAGAACATCCCAAAAAAAAGCTAAAGAAAAGAGATATAGATTCAATATTTCTTCCTTTCGTTGACAcgtcatctaaaaataaaaatgaaccgTCTAAAACTGTGGAGACTGATATCAATGTAGCAATAGATccaaattttataatgaatttactcTCTGAGGCCAAAGGTACTGGACAGTTTATAGATGCAAGTATACTCCCTGATAAATcg TCTACTAATACACATGAAGATTCCGAGTATGACTTCTTATTAAATTCTGTCATTGTGGAAACTGTTAGTATGGTGGTGTCCAGGCctacacaaattacaaaatacaatcaaGAAAATAACACTCATCTTAAAAACTTCAAGAAATTCAAAAAG aaagGACCAACTATGCGGATTCCATATATTGTTCCTATGGAGTACTCACAAATCGACTAA
- the LOC132922456 gene encoding uncharacterized protein LOC132922456, whose product MSAYRSVVSLTDLIPFVSQLKEMFFNWLTLDNCNRERLKFIVENNKNTEIKTMVLALEQWDHFQNYGAPGVEMEFVSCDNTILREVVESSIVLNGIILDMECQKY is encoded by the exons ATGTCAGCTTACAGAAGTGTTGTTTCATTAACAGATCTTATACCTTTTG tttctcAACTCAAAGAGATGTTTTTTAATTGGTTGACTTTGGATAATTGTAATCGTGAACGTCTTAAGTTCATAgttgaaaataacaaaaatacagaaattaaaacaatggtATTAGCCCTAGAACAATGGGATCATTTTCAAAACTATG gagCTCCTGGTGTGGAAATGGAGTTTGTCAGTTGTGACAATACTATCTTACGCGAAGTTGTAGAATCCAGTATTGTATTAAATGGAATTATACTTGATATGGAGtgtcaaaaatattga
- the LOC132931718 gene encoding zinc finger protein on ecdysone puffs-like, translated as MAYRSSRGGFGNTRGGNRGTSYNSNYGSPRGSRGGNNYNDSYRSRGNSSFRGSRGGIRGNSGSWSGNSPSTGGYSSMNRNNASNWSSQGDSNYESRNRYSGNNDRYSSSHNDDYRRYKEGGRSHRDSDMGGYSSSGDDFGRYSSGGGGGGGGGGGSSSYVEERSSRSSYVPDNNYGGSSSYRGRESSRDYGSDFRKPLPPDDDRSSPPSPRYSGPSNRGRGTRGFRVAERPGMRGRSTANVSYRGSFGGSTGLLKRKRLEPTPAWRTNPIRKGYDMANRRIHTVKRTSMRDHDDYRARKIAEFREKTRQLRERVRSPSLDEEEVEEEVEEEVEEEESVNDDEGERPEDDAEKKDKLPKKKKKVIKKVMKIVKKKVKKQKLNGEVSKSGSGDKTSPRKNENNLLDSRGEPFIKLLCPHCEVTCKTFREYEIHLLKIRHRTAMSQLARKRKHELFMFRQDQRKEQKEIDDKATEEDPKTDINYCKLCQLNFKQPKSDHFSSILHKKIKQFLQPACNVCHLMFASPMRYEHHLCSTNHLKKVDIYDRRTKRMAAVPSADEADGDVDMDNFMVLDSVGSGDDEGSEEGENAQDNKDDGKKKSKSKKEISLGKEFCKKVEVYYCELCKFNLPPHDDVEQQLSLHCRNRVHLQRYVQHCEKNKAQEKTAEVVSKECTDETKSDSDSSNKGVGNEDKNETSDNGDDLSSLNIQQDEEMKNEFDWASLDTVIEVNKSIDDSDNEKSIGDSESK; from the exons ATGGCTTACAGATCTAG tCGTGGTGGTTTTGGCAATACGAGAGGAGGAAATCGTGGGACTTCTTACAATTCAAATTATGGCAGTCCAAGAGGTAGTCGTGgtggaaataattacaacgaCAGTTACAGAAGCCGAGGTAATAGTTCATTTCGTGGGTCTCGGGGAGGCATTCGAGGAAATAGTGGATCTTGGTCCGGTAATTCACCATCAACCGGTGGTTATAGCAGCATGAATCGCAACAATGCATCTAACTGGTCATCTCAAGGAGATTCTAATTATGAATCAAGAAACCGCTATTCTG gtaataATGATCGATATTCAAGTAGTCATAATGATGACTATAGGCGATATAAAGag GGTGGAAGAAGTCACAGAGACTCAGACATGGGTGGATATTCAAGTTCCGGTGACGACTTTGGCCGTTAtagtagtggtggtggtggtggtggtggaggAGGTGGTGGTAGCAGCAGTTATGTTGAAGAACGTAGTAGCAGATCATCCTATGTTCCTGATAATAACTATGGAGGAAGTAGCAGTTACAGAGGCCGTGAGAGTTCACGTGACTATGGCTCAGATTTTCGTAAGCCATTACCTCCCGATGATGATCGTTCTTCACCACCATCCCCAAGATATTCTGGCCCATCAAATAGAGGCAGGGGTACTAGGGGATTCCGTGTTGCTGAAAGACCTGGTATGAGGGGTAGATCTACTGCTAACGTGTCTTATAGAGGATCATTTGGAGGTAGTACAGGACTTCTCAAACGCAAACGACTTGAACCTACACCAGCTTGGCGCACAAATCCTATTCGTAAAGGATATGATATGGCCAATAGAAGGATACATACAGTCAAAAG aacTAGTATGCGAGATCATGATGATTATCGTGCAAGAAAAATTGCAGAATTCAGGGAAAAAACTCgg CAACTTCGTGAACGTGTAAGGTCTCCATCATTGGACGAAGAAGAAGTAGAAGAGGAAGTGGAAGAAGAAGTAGAGGAAGAAGAATCAGTCAATGATGATGAAGGAGAAAGACCTGAGGATGATGctgaaaaaaaagataaattgcccaaaaagaaaaagaaagttattaaaaaagtaatgaaaattgttaaaaaaaaagtgaaaaaacaaaaactaaatgGCGAAGTATCTAAATCTGGTTCTGGAGATAAAACTTCG CCtcgaaaaaatgaaaacaacttGTTAGATTCTAGAGGAGAAccatttattaaactattgtgTCCACATTGTGAAGTAACCTGCAAGACTTTTAGA GAATATGAGATACATTTACTGAAAATACGTCATCGCACTGCAATGTCTCAATTAGCTCGTAAACGTAAGcatgaattatttatgtttcGTCAGGATCAACGCAAAGAACAAAAGGAAATTGATGACAAAGCAACAGAAGAAGATCCAAAAACTGATATTAACTATTGCAAATTATGccaattaaatttcaaacaacCTAAAAGTGATCACTTTAGTAGTATTTTGCACAAa aaaattaaacaatttctaCAACCAGCTTGTAATGTTTGTCATTTGATGTTTGCCTCGCCAATGCGTTATGAACATCATTTGTGCAGCACTAACCATTTAAag AAAGTTGATATTTATGATCGCCGAACTAAAAGAATGGCTGCTGTTCCTAGTGCAGATGAAGCTGATGGTGATGTGGATATGGACAATTTTATGGTTTTGGACTCAGTTGGATCTGGTGATG atgagGGATCAGAAGAAGGTGAAAATGCTCAAGATAATAAAGATGATGGAAAAAAGAAATCTAAGTCTAAAAAAGAAATTAGCCTAG gtaaagaattttgtaaaaaagttGAAGTATATTACTGTGAACTGTGCAAATTCAATTTACCCCCACATGATGATGTTGAACAGCAATTGAGTTTACATTGCCGAAATCGCGTACATTTACAGCGATATGTGCAacattgtgaaaaaaataaagctcAAGAAAAGACTGCCGAAGTAGTTAGCAAAGAATGTACTGATGAAACAAAATCAGACAGCGACTCCTCTAACAAA GGTGTTGGAAATGAGGATAAAAATGAAACTTCAGACAACGGTGATGATTTATCAAGTCTAAATATTCAACAAGATGaagaaatgaaaaatgaatttgATTGGGCTTCATTGGACACTGTCATCGAAGTTAATAAAAGTATAGATGACTCCGATAATGAAAAATCTATAGGCGATTCcgaatctaaataa